In one Diabrotica virgifera virgifera chromosome 7, PGI_DIABVI_V3a genomic region, the following are encoded:
- the LOC114336314 gene encoding uncharacterized protein LOC114336314, which yields MVYKKRMKYPRENIQKAIEDINLKRLSIRQASKIYNVPKSTLLDTMKEKYKTPGNIGGPTVLSSSEEDLIIKWIIEMGNVGFPVTRSQLVDSVSKLIQNLKRKTPFKNYIPGKKWYNGFLARHPEISKRVPQSLSSCRAAVTEQNIRNWFTQVRDYMTKMNFLHILENPKRIFNCDESGFYLSPQEKQVLVRKGAKKVYSRIANDEKECLTVLLTVGADGSVPPPLVLYPYKRYVSAAIITNMPNQWGVGHSESGWMTSETFYEYVTNVFFPWLEKNSVPLPVILFLDGHSSHINLPITEFCKEKGIILTAFYPNATHRLQPLDVGVFYPIKNNWRKDVRSWRMENNGRKLQRAEFAKLLDKTLKATVCTSIIKSAFESCGLFPFNENRIDYSKLIKPIEQKDSDDKITESTSTTTVNVYDSKLLREVEIRLKPEVVNRFRIAESAAQLEEKYVALYDFWKSLHPQNVDHDKTLENNLPINAANETIVDIHFDENFWFCNNDTIEATVKADGALVLIPSQNSNSSSPKPGPSASKNNDCENIDYYLAVSSPQEKTPPKNKIVNTTPCNSPLKDDSIGIVYSDQKRQVQNQEKTPLKQITTTSENNSKYPTPFKKALFWPESSAKKKNNSTEDTKERKKPKIYPTVAISDEFMEHQRRLKKEKEEKENEKCERIRKRKAKTEIQQAKKKKCPPKHTPGIDTGNNNTENINKKNIEIYSKDDFVLVQYDSEYFPGVVLERSNDTLRVKSMTMNGKYWKWPDRDDILNYDFDDVVCKIARPSLINKRGAYEVPEIENLKK from the coding sequence ATGGTATACAAAAAGCGGATGAAGTATCCCCGAGAGAATATCCAAAAAGCTATAGAAGATATTAATTTGAAACGTTTAAGTATTCGACAAGCCTCCAAAATATACAATGTGCCTAAAAGTACTTTGTTAGATACTATGAAAGAAAAGTACAAAACTCCGGGCAATATTGGAGGGCCAACAGTTTTGTCCAGTTCCGAAGAAGACTTGATTATAAAATGGATAATCGAAATGGGTAACGTGGGATTCCCGGTAACAAGATCTCAACTTGTTGATTCTGTTTCAAAACTAATTCAAAATTTGAAACGaaaaaccccatttaaaaattacatacctgGTAAAAAATGGTACAATGGTTTTCTCGCTCGTCATCCAGAAATTTCAAAACGTGTTCCACAATCACTATCTTCTTGTAGAGCCGCAGTTACGGAACAAAATATAAGAAATTGGTTTACCCAAGTTCGGGATTATAtgacaaaaatgaattttttacaCATTCTTGAAAACCCCAAGAGAATATTCAATTGTGATGAAAGTGGTTTCTATTTATCCCCTCAAGAAAAACAAGTGTTGGTTAGAAAAGGTGCAAAAAAGGTATACAGTCGCATAGCTAATGACGAAAAAGAATGTCTTACAGTTTTGCTAACTGTTGGAGCTGATGGTTCTGTACCTCCGCCATTAGTTTTGTATCCCTACAAACGGTATGTGTCAGCTGCAATAATAACGAACATGCCAAACCAGTGGGGAGTTGGGCACTCTGAATCTGGTTGGATGACAAGTGAGACATTTTATGAATACGTTACAAATGTATTTTTTCCCTGGTTGGAAAAGAACAGTGTTCCACTCCCAGTGATATTGTTTCTGGATGGACACTCTTCCCACATCAATCTGCCTATTACTGAATTCTGCAAAGAAAAAGGTATTATTTTAACAGCATTTTACCCCAACGCAACTCACCGATTACAGCCGTTAGATGTTGGTGTTTTTTATCCCATTAAAAATAACTGGCGAAAAGATGTTCGATCTTGGCGTATGGAGAATAACGGAAGAAAACTTCAACGGGCTGAGTTTGCAAAACTCTTAGACAAAACTTTGAAGGCTACAGTCTGTACATCGATAATAAAAAGTGCATTTGAATCATGTGGACTCTTTCCGTTTAACGAAAATCGCATTGATTATTCAAAATTAATAAAACCAATAGAACAAAAAGATTCTGATGATAAAATAACTGAATCAACATCCACTACAACTGTTAATGTTTATGATTCTAAACTACTTCGAGAGGTAGAGATACGTTTAAAGCCAGAGGTTGTTAACCGTTTTAGGATTGCTGAATCAGCGGCCCAACTAGAAGAAAAATATGTAGCATTGTATGATTTCTGGAAGAGTCTTCATCCACAAAATGTCGATCATGATAAAACTTTGGAAAACAATTTGCCAATTAATGCTGCTAACGAGACCATTGTTGACATacacttcgatgaaaacttttGGTTTTGCAATAATGATACAATTGAAGCTACAGTCAAAGCAGATGGAGCATTGGTCTTAATTCCTTCACAGAATAGCAATTCTAGTTCGCCAAAACCTGGTCCATCAGCATCCAAGAACAATGATTGTGAGAATATAGACTATTATTTAGCAGTAAGTTCACCCCAAGAAAAAACACCACCTAAGAACAAAATAGTAAACACAACTCCTTGTAATAGCCCATTAAAAGATGATTCAATAGGTATAGTTTATTCTGATCAAAAAAGACAAGTACAAAATCAAGAAAAAACCCCACTTAAGCAAATTACAACAACATCAGAGAATAATAGTAAATATCCAACACCTTTCAAAAAAGCACTATTTTGGCCGGAAAGTTCtgcaaagaaaaaaaataatagcaCAGAAGACACCAAGGAAAGGAAAAAACCAAAGATTTATCCTACAGTAGCTATAAGTGATGAATTTATGGAACATCAACGAAGActcaaaaaagaaaaagaggaaaaagaaaatgagaaatGTGAACGAATCCGAAAGAGGAAAGCAAAAACAGAGAttcaacaagcaaaaaagaaaaaGTGTCCTCCAAAACACACACCAGGCATAGATACTGGTAATAATAATAcggaaaacataaataaaaagaatatagaaatatattcAAAGGACGATTTTGTGTTGGTTCAGTACGACAGTGAATATTTCCCTGGTGTAGTTCTGGAACGAAGCAATGATACTTTGAGAGTTAAAAGTATGACTATGAATGGAAAGTACTGGAAATGGCCAGATAGAGATGacattttaaattatgactttgaTGATGTAGTTTGTAAGATTGCGAGACCTTCACTCATAAATAAACGCGGCGCCTATGAAGTTCCAGAAAttgaaaacctaaaaaaatga